Part of the Paenibacillus sp. YPG26 genome, AGGTCTATAAGCTGGGCGGCACGGAATGGACCCGGGTTAAGAGCAAGGTCCAGTCCTCGGTACAGGATATTGCCGACGAATTGATCAAGCTGTATGCCGAGCGTCAGGCATCCCCGGGTTACGGGTTCGAGAAGGATACGCCGGAGCAGCAGGAATTCGAGGCGATGTTCCCGTATGATGAGACCCGTGATCAGATGCGGGCCATCGAAGAGATCAAGAAGGATATGGAGCGGAGCCGTCCGATGGATCGCCTGCTCTGCGGTGACGTGGGCTACGGCAAGACCGAGGTCGCAATCCGGGCAGCATTCAAGTGTGCGATTGAGGGCAAGCAGGTGGCTGTACTTGTGCCGACAACGATTCTGGCACAGCAGCACTATGAGACCTTCCGTGAGCGGTTCTCGGGCTATCCGATCAATATTCAGGTGCTCAGCCGATTCCGCAGCCGGAAGGAACAGAATGAGACGGCCAAGGGAATCAAGCAGGGAACGGTCGATATTGTGATCGGCACCCATCGCCTGCTGTCACAGGACCTGGTGTTCAAGGACCTCGGACTGCTGATTGTGGACGAGGAACAGCGGTTCGGCGTCACGCACAAGGAGAAGCTCAAGCGCCTCAAGGTGAATGTCGATGTCCTTACGCTGACGGCAACGCCTATTCCGCGGACACTTCATATGTCGATGCTGGGTGTAAGGGACTTATCCGTCATCGAGACGCCTCCCGAGAACCGCTTCCCGGTACAAACGTATGTGGTGGAACACAGTCAGGCACTTGTGCGGGAGGCGATTGAGCGAGAGCTTGCCCGCGGAGGCCAGGTATACTATCTGTACAACCGGGTTCAGGGGATCCAGGAGATGGCCGCCCAAATCTCCATGCTCGTGCCGGAGGCCAAGGTAGGGATTGGGCATGGACAGATGTCGGAGCAGGAGCTGGAGAAGACCATTCTGAATTTCCTGGACGGAGAATATGATGTGCTCGTAAGTACGAGCATTATTGAGACCGGGGTAGATATTCCGAACGTGAATACACTGATTGTGCATGATGCGGACAAAATGGGCCTTTCCCAGCTGTATCAGCTGCGGGGACGGGTCGGCCGTTCCAATCGGATCGCCTATGCCTACTTCACATATCAGCGCGATAAATCGCTCACGGAAGTGGCGGAGAAGCGGCTGCAATCTATCAAGGAGTTCACGGAGCTTGGCTCCGGCTTCAAGATTGCCATGCGGGACCTCTCTATCCGCGGAGCGGGGAATCTGCTTGGTGCGGAGCAGCATGGGTTCATCGCTTCGGTCGGCTTCGATCTGTATTCCCAGATGCTTGCGGAAGAGATTCAGAAGCGCAAGGTGACTCTCCTCGGAGAAGAGCCGCCGGAGAAGCACGAGTGGAATACTGTGCTTGATTTGAGCATTGATGCCTATTTACCGCCTGAATATATCTATGATAGTATTCAAAAAATTGAGATCTATAAAAAGGCAGCCACGCTTACGACACTTGAAGAGGTATCCGAGCTTGGAGACGAGCTTCTCGACCGTTTCGGAGAACCGCCTGAGGCTGTGGAGAATCTGCTTGCTGCGGCCAGGCTGAAGATTTATGCGAAGCAGTATGGAATTGAGTCGGTTACACGTCGTGGTGATGAAGTCCTGCTGAAGTTCCACGAAGGCCGGGAGAAGGCCTTAATCCCAGCTAAATTTGCCGAAGTTGGAAATCAATTCGGAAGACGTGTACAATTTAATCAAGGGACGGGCATCCTGATTCAGATTAAAATTAAAGGTTTGAGTGACAAAGAGATGATGGGTCTGCTGGAACAGTTCCTTGAATCCCTTAAGGATGCATTCAAATCGAAGGGAGAATTACATGATGTTGCGAAATAATAGCAGGTCCTGGAAGACACTGCTGGTAGCTTTGATAGCGGTGCTGACCTTCTCCATACTGGCCGGTTGCGGGAAGAAATCAGAGACAACCCCGGCCGATAACACCAAGAACACAGCCGCCGAGACCAAGAAGGATACAAGCAAGGTCGTGGCTACCTATGAAGGCGGCGAGATTACAGCGAATGAGTTCGATCTGGAGCAGCGTATTATGCTGCTGCTGCAGCCGGAGATGGAACAGCTCGCACAAATGGATGAGTTCCGTGATTATCTCATCAAGCAGGAGATTGCCTACGCCTACTTGAGCTCCAAAGCGGATGACAAGTCTAAGGATGAAGGCAAGAAGAAGGCGGACGAGCAGGTCAACCAGATGAAGAAACAGCTGGGGGACGAGCAGTTCAAGAAGATGCTGGATAGCAAAAAGGTAACCGAAGCTGACCTCAAAAATTATATGGTTAAAGTCTTCACGGTCATTGAAAGTGAGACTTCCAAAGTAACTGAGGATGAGATCAAGAAGGAGTTTGAGACGAAGAAGGGTGACTTTAGCGTAGTTACCGTCCGTCACATTCTCATCGGTCTGACTGATGCTAGCGGCAAGGAACGCAAGCAGGCAGCTGCTCTCAAGCTGGCGAAGGAAGTTAAGGCCAAGCTGGATAAAGGCGCTGACTTTGCAGAGCAAGCGAAGAAATATTCCGAAGACCCGGGTTCCAAGGATCAAGGAGGTCTCTACAAAGACGCAACTGCGGGCGAGTGGGTACCACAGTTCAAGGAGAAGGCACTGACACTGCCGCTGAACAAGATCAGTGATCCGGTCGAGACCGATTATGGATACCATATCATGCGTGTGGAGGCTCGTACGGAGAAGACCCTTAACGATCTGACCCCGGAACAGAAGGATTCCCTGAAGACGAACGTGGCTTCAGCCAAGCTGGATGATTTCATGCAGAACGGCCTTACCAAGATCATCAAGAAGATCGAGCTGCCTAAGGTGGAGACCAAGAAGGAAGATGCTGCAGATTCTTCCAAGAGTGGATCAGCAACGACACCATCCGGCACCACAGATAAGGGGACTTCAACTAACGAAGCAACAACACCTGGTACAGACACAGGTAAATAGCAGTAATTTTATTGGTTCGGGCAGCGCGGGATCCTCGCGCTGCTTTTTGTCCCCCGTCCTGGTGCGAAAGTTAAAGGATAAGGTTAATGTATAAGGAATTGGGAGCAGCCTAATACTATGGTCAAGAACTAAGTGATATGGATTTAACTGAATCAGTCCATATGGATTGGACCCTTCTCTATTCATAATAAAAGCTACAGTAGTTCAATAACTTCTTTAGAAAGCGGGGCAACATGTGAAATGAAAGCTACTGGAATTGTACGTCGTATTGATGATTTGGGCAGGGTTGTAATCCCTAAAGAAATCCGCCGGACTTTGCGTATTCGCGAAGGTGATCCGCTTGAGATCTTTGTGGATCGTGACGGGGAAGTTATATTGAAGAAGTACTCACCAATCGGGGAGCTTGGCGATTTCGCCAAAGAATATGCGGAATCCTTATATGAGAGTACAGGACATATTACACTCATCTCGGACCGGGATACCATTATTGCGGTAGCGGGAGCCTCCAAGAAGGAATATCTGGACAAGCAGGTCAGCCTGCTGCTGGAGAACAGTATGGATAACCGCAAAATTATTGTTGAAGCGAATACCGGCACCTATGAACTTATTAAGGATCATGCGGAGACGATTTCGACCTTCGTTATTGCACCTATAATTGCAGGCGGCGATCCCATCGGCTCAGTGACCCTTGTGAACAAGGATGAATCGGTGAAGATGTCCCAGCTTGAATCCAAGATGGCCGAGACGGCTGCAGGATTCCTTGGCAAACAAATGGAGCAATAAGCCTAAATAAATTTATTTACTTGCAAGTAAAACTCCCACTGCCTACTCTTTGGCCTACACAGCCGGCAAGCAGAGGGGGTTTTTTTGTGATCATTTCCATGAGGGGAGGACAAGGATTATAATAGTTAAGATTAAGTATTGTTAATGTAAAGTGGGGAACCTCATGAAAGAAACCACAGCAGCCGGAAAAATGCTTAGAGGAGCAGTGCTGCTAAGTCTGGCGGCAATTGTGACCAAGCTGCTAGGGACACTGCAGAAGATCCCTCTGCAAAATATCGGAGGAGATGGGGTCTTCGGCATTTATAATACCGTCTACCCCTTTTATACACTGCTGCTGACGCTCGCTACCGCGGGCTTCCCGGTGGCTGTATCCAGGTTCGTAGCTGAGCGTGAAGCCGCCGGCAATCGGGCGGGGGCCGCCGAGGTGCTTCGGCTGTCAGGCATGGTCATGCTGACCCTGGGCTGTGCGGGGGGGCTCGGAATGTACTTCGGGGCGCCGCTGCTAGCGCATTGGATTGGCAATCAGCAGCTTGTACCCGCCCTGCGGTGTGCGGCGCCGGCGCTCTTCTTCGTACCGGCTTCGGCTGCGCTGCGCGGGTATTTCCAAGGCTTGCAGGATATGATGCCGACCGCGGTGTCACAGGTTATGGAGCAGGCCATAAGAGTTGGCGTTATGATTGTGCTGCTGCTTACTTATACGGCTGCAGGCGCTTCTGACAGTACCGTGGCTGCGGGAGCGATGATCGGATCGGCAGCCGGGGGCCTCGCCGGGCTTGGGGTCATGCTGCTGTACTGGCAGAAGCACCGCAGAAGCACTGAGGTCATCTCTTGGGAGAGAGACCGAAGCGGGTGGAGGGATAGTCAGGAGGATACGCTGTCTAAGCCCATAGCTGGAGGGCGAAGGCAGAGTGAAGGAGAACCGCGGGATGTGGAAGCGCGTGGGGGCAGACTGCTGAAGCAGCTGCTGGCCTATGCCATTCCGATCTGTCTGGCTGCCTTGGCTGTGCCTCTGATGGGCCTTGTGGATACCTTCACGCTGCCTCGTCTATTGAAGCAGGGAGGATGGGATGAGCTCGGTTCCATGATTCAGGTGGGCATCTATAACCGGGGGATCCCGCTTGTCCAGCTTGTGACGATGCTGGCGTCCTCCCTATCCGTTCTGTTCATTCCCGCCATGGCGGAATTCAAATTCCGGGGAGACCAGGGGAGCATTGAATCCCACTCGCGCCTGGCCCTGCGCTGGTTCTGGCTGATCGGTCTTGCGGCATCCGCCGGGCTTGCCGTGCTGGCGGAGCCTATCAACATCATGCTCTACAAGGATGCTGCCGGAACAGACGCGATGCAGTGGATCGCCCTCACAGCAGCACCGGGCACGATGCTGGCCTTGACGGCCGCCCTGCTGCAAGGGCTGGGCACCGTCCGGGCACCGGCCCTGTACCTGGCAGGGGCCGCGGCACTCAAGATCGTGCTCAACCTGCTGCTCGTACCGCAGCTTGGCATCACCGGGGCCGCCATCGCAGGCGTGGCGGCCTACAGCCTTGCCGCAGCGCTCAGCCTCGCGCTGCTGGTGAAGACCACAGCGCTGCGGCTGCGCCTGGCAGACGCTGTGCTGAAGCCAGCGCTGCTGGTGGCCGCGCTGGCCCTGGCCGTGCTCGCCCTGCGCTGGCTCGCGGACGCAGCCGGCCTAGGGCCGGGCCGCGCCATCGCTGCCGCCGAGAGTCTGCTCGGCGTCTTCCTGGGCGCGGCGGTCTTCGCGGCCGGCGTAGTGCGGCTGCGCCTGATGACAGGGCCGGAGATCGAGGCCCTGCCGGGGATCGGTCCGAAGCTCGCGAGGCTGCTTCGGAAGATCCGCCTGCTGCCGCCGCGGTAGCAGGCGGGCTGGGAGCGGGTTGAACTGGACGATGAGAACCTATTTAACATAGATAGAACGGCTATCGCTAGGATCGCACTGTTGGTGAATCGGGTCCATTTAAACGGTTCGTCAGTTCTGTTAATCTGAGAATCGGCTACGCAACAACAGATGCTGCGATGCGTCAGGTATCGTCGAAATTACCAGTACCGGGCTTAAGTATCAGGTCTTGTTGTTCAATACTAAAGCACAGGGCACCTAAATTAATGAAAGTCAGCTATTAAAACCCCGCCCATAGCGGGAATTCAGGAGTGTGATACATGTGAGTGCGGCGATTGTTGTTATTGGTCTTGGATCAGGGGATCCGGACAAGCTGACCCTGGGAAGCCTGAAGAAACTCCAGCAGGCGGAGCTCCGGTATGTCCGGACTCTGGATCACCCGGTCATTAGCTGGCTGGATGAGACAGGGGTATCCTTCCAGTCATTTGACGGGGTATATGAAGCGAAGGATGATTTCCCGTCCGTCTATGATGAAATTGCGAATCAACTGCTTGACGCAGCCTCAGAGCTGCCGCCGGACAAGGAAGTGATCTATGCGGTCCCTGGGCATCCTATGGTGGCTGAGTCAACCGTCAAGCTGCTGCGCGAACGCTGTACAGACCGGGGGATCCGGCTTGAGATCACAGGCGGGGAGAGCTTTCTGGATGTGGCCTTCACCCGCCTCGGCTTTGACCCGATTGAAGGGTTTCAGCTGCTGGATGCGTCGGAGCTTGCAGCATCGCTCGTAGAACCAAGGGTACATACGTTGATTGGGCAGGTCTACGACAGCTTTACGGCTTCCGATGTGAAGCTGAGCCTTATGGAGACTTACCCGGACGACTATCCGGTTACGGTGGGACATGCTCTTGGTGTAGCCGGGCAGGAGGAGATCAGACAGATTCCCCTACATGAGCTCGACCGGGTTGAAGGATACGGCAACCTGTCCTTAATCTACATTCCACGGGACGATAATGAGATGCTGCGGCAGCGCAGCTTCGAGAGACTGCATGAGATTGTAACGATCCTTCGCAGTCCCGAAGGCTGCCCATGGGATAGGGAACAGACCCACCAGTCCATTCGCAAGAACCTGATTGAGGAGACTTATGAGGTTATTGAAACCATTGATGAGGATGATCCGGATCATATGCAGGAAGAGCTCGGGGACCTGCTGCTTCAGGTTATGCTGCATTCCCAGATGGAAGAAGAGACCGGGATGTTCTCGGTCTATGATGTGATCGGCAGTCTGAACGACAAGCTCGTCTTCCGCCATCCACATGTATTTGGAGACTTATCCGCTGAGGATACGGAGGAAGCTCTGAACAACTGGGAGGGGATGAAGGCTGAAGAGAAGAGAAGAAAGGGGATTGCGCCTGAGAAGCAGTCTGCTCTGAGCGGAGTTCCCCGTGATCTTCCAGCACTCATGAAGGCCTACAAGCTCCAGAAGAAGGCTTCCAAGGCAGGGTTCGACTGGGAGAATGTCGAAGGTGCCCTGAGCAAGATTGATGAGGAGCTGGCTGAGCTTAGACAGGCTGTACAAGAAGGGCACACGGCATCAGAGCAGGCTTTGGAGCTCGGCGATGTGTTGTTCACCGTGGTGAATGTCGCCAGGTTCATTGGAGCAGATCCTGAGGAAGCGCTCAGTCTGGTGAACTGCAAATTCACTTCCCGCTTCGAGTATGTGGAGAGCAGACTGCAGGAAGCCGGCAGAACGTTGGCGGAGAGCAGTCTCGAGGAGATGGACCGCCTGTGGGACGAAGCCAAGAAGATAGAGCGTTCCAGCCGTGATGTATAATGAAAAAGGGATATTATTGTCCAATTCACGGCTTTTTTGAAGATTACGAAGAATTTAATGAGTTCGAAGCAGGAATTCGTTATTGAAGCAAGAATAACCATAAGGATCACCCCGCGGTTGATTTTCGGCTTATCCAGCCTGTTTACCACCGCATATACTTTATTTTTTTGAATATTGGGAGGCTTTTAATTTATGAACAAGACAGATCTCATCAACAACATCTCGAGCAAAAGCGGTTTGACAAAAAGAGACGTTGAAGTCGTGCTTAACGGTTTTCTTGGCGAAATCACGGATGCTCTTTCCAGTGGTGACAAGGTTCAACTGATCGGCTTCGGCACTTTCGAGACCCGCAAGCGCTCCGGGCGTACAGGCCGCAACCCGCAGACTGGCAAGACCATTGAAATTCCAGAATCCAACGTTCCTGCATTCAAAGCGGGCAACAAGCTTAAAGAAGCGGTAAAATAATGCGACTTGATAAATTCCTGAAGGTCTCCAGGCTGATTAAGCGGCGCACCGTAGCGAAGGACGTCTCCGAACAAGGTAGAGTGCTGATTAATGACCGGGAAGCCAAGCCGAGCAGTTCCGTCAAAGTGGGCGATGAAATCACCGTTCAATTTGGGCAGAAGCTGGTTACGGTTAGGGTAGAGCGGCTTGCCGAGAACACCCGCAAGGAAGAAGCATCAAGCCTATATACATTAGTAAAAGAAGAGCCGATAGCCAAGGAGCAGGGTCTGGACTGGACTTAGTGACTTGAGTATATCCTCTTGCAAGGGCTGTTCCCTGGCAGATCATCTGCCCTCGGGAACAGCCCTTTAAGTTTTTATGGAGCTGAGGAGGACATCCAGTTCTAAAGGCTGTATTCCGCCCATAAGATGATTACTGTAAAGGGAGGGGTACATGCCATGAATGATCAAGGTAGAGGAAAGCTGCAGGAAGTGCACATGCATAACCGCAAGCTGCTTGAAATATCCGGCGTGAACAACGTGGAGAGCTTCGACAGTGAGGAGTTCCTGCTCCAGACGGAGCTCGGGCATCTTACTATCCGCGGGCAGAACCTGCATATCAAGAATCTCAATCTGGAGCAGGGGCTTGTTGCTATTGAGGGAGTTGTGAATTCCTTATCGTATTTAAACCCCGGATCACAGCCCAAAACCAAGGGTTTCATCGGGAAGCTGTTTAAATGAATTTGCAGGTGCAGTGGGTGACCCTGTTATGGATGTTTTTGTCCGGGGGAATACTGGGGGTTGCCTTTGACAGTTACCGTGTTGTATCGGGTCAGCTCCGCTTTCCGCGTTGGACGGTTCATGCCCTTGATCTGCTCTACTGGGCGGCTGCTTCCATCTTCGTATTCAGGGTGCTGTATCAGAGCAATCAGGGCCAACTCCGGTTCTATGTGTTCCTGGGTTTGTTTGTAGGCGTTTGGATATATTTTTTATTCTTAAGTGTTCTAACTGAGCGTTTTGTGGTAATGTTAATGGTGGTAACCAAGCGGATTTATGCCCTGGTGGTGCGATTAATAGAGCTGCTTATCCTTGCTCCTATTCGTATTCTGCTGAAGGGCATCAAGCTGTGCTTAGGCTTCGGGTGGGTCGTTGTTCTCTTTCTAGGACGTATCTCC contains:
- the yabP gene encoding sporulation protein YabP, giving the protein MNDQGRGKLQEVHMHNRKLLEISGVNNVESFDSEEFLLQTELGHLTIRGQNLHIKNLNLEQGLVAIEGVVNSLSYLNPGSQPKTKGFIGKLFK
- the mazG gene encoding nucleoside triphosphate pyrophosphohydrolase yields the protein MSAAIVVIGLGSGDPDKLTLGSLKKLQQAELRYVRTLDHPVISWLDETGVSFQSFDGVYEAKDDFPSVYDEIANQLLDAASELPPDKEVIYAVPGHPMVAESTVKLLRERCTDRGIRLEITGGESFLDVAFTRLGFDPIEGFQLLDASELAASLVEPRVHTLIGQVYDSFTASDVKLSLMETYPDDYPVTVGHALGVAGQEEIRQIPLHELDRVEGYGNLSLIYIPRDDNEMLRQRSFERLHEIVTILRSPEGCPWDREQTHQSIRKNLIEETYEVIETIDEDDPDHMQEELGDLLLQVMLHSQMEEETGMFSVYDVIGSLNDKLVFRHPHVFGDLSAEDTEEALNNWEGMKAEEKRRKGIAPEKQSALSGVPRDLPALMKAYKLQKKASKAGFDWENVEGALSKIDEELAELRQAVQEGHTASEQALELGDVLFTVVNVARFIGADPEEALSLVNCKFTSRFEYVESRLQEAGRTLAESSLEEMDRLWDEAKKIERSSRDV
- the yabQ gene encoding spore cortex biosynthesis protein YabQ, producing MNLQVQWVTLLWMFLSGGILGVAFDSYRVVSGQLRFPRWTVHALDLLYWAAASIFVFRVLYQSNQGQLRFYVFLGLFVGVWIYFLFLSVLTERFVVMLMVVTKRIYALVVRLIELLILAPIRILLKGIKLCLGFGWVVVLFLGRISLLPIWRILRWMLMPLLRRFHIPERADKLRLWVVQLWNRWFTKN
- a CDS encoding HU family DNA-binding protein, which translates into the protein MNKTDLINNISSKSGLTKRDVEVVLNGFLGEITDALSSGDKVQLIGFGTFETRKRSGRTGRNPQTGKTIEIPESNVPAFKAGNKLKEAVK
- a CDS encoding RNA-binding S4 domain-containing protein, giving the protein MRLDKFLKVSRLIKRRTVAKDVSEQGRVLINDREAKPSSSVKVGDEITVQFGQKLVTVRVERLAENTRKEEASSLYTLVKEEPIAKEQGLDWT
- a CDS encoding peptidylprolyl isomerase, which produces MMLRNNSRSWKTLLVALIAVLTFSILAGCGKKSETTPADNTKNTAAETKKDTSKVVATYEGGEITANEFDLEQRIMLLLQPEMEQLAQMDEFRDYLIKQEIAYAYLSSKADDKSKDEGKKKADEQVNQMKKQLGDEQFKKMLDSKKVTEADLKNYMVKVFTVIESETSKVTEDEIKKEFETKKGDFSVVTVRHILIGLTDASGKERKQAAALKLAKEVKAKLDKGADFAEQAKKYSEDPGSKDQGGLYKDATAGEWVPQFKEKALTLPLNKISDPVETDYGYHIMRVEARTEKTLNDLTPEQKDSLKTNVASAKLDDFMQNGLTKIIKKIELPKVETKKEDAADSSKSGSATTPSGTTDKGTSTNEATTPGTDTGK
- the mfd gene encoding transcription-repair coupling factor, with protein sequence MLQALIEAFSKDPDFESLSTGVSAGMKEQLISGLSGSSRQVMLAALHEQIQRPILVVTHNMFSAQKIAEDLQEALSPEQVLLYPANELVAAEAAVSSPETLAQRIEVLLKCSQGFRGIVVVPFSGVRRYVPVPEMLANAELKLELGGTIELDSFLTQLVELGYERVQRVENRGEMSVRGGIIDIYPLTSKLAYRIELFDDEIDSIRTFDPADQRSVDQVKQVFLPPSKELIATGERLDRAAEAVSARLADQMEKMTDRQAKIKLKEEISREIELLKEHVSFPEIYKYISLIYPENKTLYDYMPKDTLLIIDEPARLLETGKQLERDEAEWHLHLFQNGKSLPGLPLSVESDKVVYERPFQTLFMSLFLRQVPHIQPQNILNFTSRAMQDFHGQMNVLKSEMDRWKKSGAQVLMLASNEERLERMRRVLQDYDIDEPTLLQGNLQTGFELPSIHLVVITEGEMFSQKQRKARKVGRSMDNAERIKSYTELKVGDYVVHQNHGIGKYIGIGTLEVGGIHKDYLHIMYAGGDKLSVPIDQIDLIQKYVGSEDKEPKVYKLGGTEWTRVKSKVQSSVQDIADELIKLYAERQASPGYGFEKDTPEQQEFEAMFPYDETRDQMRAIEEIKKDMERSRPMDRLLCGDVGYGKTEVAIRAAFKCAIEGKQVAVLVPTTILAQQHYETFRERFSGYPINIQVLSRFRSRKEQNETAKGIKQGTVDIVIGTHRLLSQDLVFKDLGLLIVDEEQRFGVTHKEKLKRLKVNVDVLTLTATPIPRTLHMSMLGVRDLSVIETPPENRFPVQTYVVEHSQALVREAIERELARGGQVYYLYNRVQGIQEMAAQISMLVPEAKVGIGHGQMSEQELEKTILNFLDGEYDVLVSTSIIETGVDIPNVNTLIVHDADKMGLSQLYQLRGRVGRSNRIAYAYFTYQRDKSLTEVAEKRLQSIKEFTELGSGFKIAMRDLSIRGAGNLLGAEQHGFIASVGFDLYSQMLAEEIQKRKVTLLGEEPPEKHEWNTVLDLSIDAYLPPEYIYDSIQKIEIYKKAATLTTLEEVSELGDELLDRFGEPPEAVENLLAAARLKIYAKQYGIESVTRRGDEVLLKFHEGREKALIPAKFAEVGNQFGRRVQFNQGTGILIQIKIKGLSDKEMMGLLEQFLESLKDAFKSKGELHDVAK
- the spoVT gene encoding stage V sporulation protein T yields the protein MKATGIVRRIDDLGRVVIPKEIRRTLRIREGDPLEIFVDRDGEVILKKYSPIGELGDFAKEYAESLYESTGHITLISDRDTIIAVAGASKKEYLDKQVSLLLENSMDNRKIIVEANTGTYELIKDHAETISTFVIAPIIAGGDPIGSVTLVNKDESVKMSQLESKMAETAAGFLGKQMEQ
- a CDS encoding oligosaccharide flippase family protein, with protein sequence MKETTAAGKMLRGAVLLSLAAIVTKLLGTLQKIPLQNIGGDGVFGIYNTVYPFYTLLLTLATAGFPVAVSRFVAEREAAGNRAGAAEVLRLSGMVMLTLGCAGGLGMYFGAPLLAHWIGNQQLVPALRCAAPALFFVPASAALRGYFQGLQDMMPTAVSQVMEQAIRVGVMIVLLLTYTAAGASDSTVAAGAMIGSAAGGLAGLGVMLLYWQKHRRSTEVISWERDRSGWRDSQEDTLSKPIAGGRRQSEGEPRDVEARGGRLLKQLLAYAIPICLAALAVPLMGLVDTFTLPRLLKQGGWDELGSMIQVGIYNRGIPLVQLVTMLASSLSVLFIPAMAEFKFRGDQGSIESHSRLALRWFWLIGLAASAGLAVLAEPINIMLYKDAAGTDAMQWIALTAAPGTMLALTAALLQGLGTVRAPALYLAGAAALKIVLNLLLVPQLGITGAAIAGVAAYSLAAALSLALLVKTTALRLRLADAVLKPALLVAALALAVLALRWLADAAGLGPGRAIAAAESLLGVFLGAAVFAAGVVRLRLMTGPEIEALPGIGPKLARLLRKIRLLPPR